Genomic DNA from Caldicellulosiruptor hydrothermalis 108:
AAACGTTGTTGAAGTTTTGCCGTTTGTGCCTGTCACACCAATCAGCAAAAAGTCCTTCGAAGGATGACCAAAAAAGTTTGCAGACATCACAGCAAGGGCTTTACGTGTATTTGAAGTCTTGATATAGTCAATTTTTCCCTCAATTTTAGATGTGTCAAAAAACTCCTCCACAACCACCAAACATGCACCGTTTTGGATTGCTTCATCGATATATTCGTGACCATCTGCCTTAAAACCTTTTATACACACAAAAGCACAGCCTTCTTTGGCATTCTTCGAATTGTACGCAATATCAGTTATGTCTTTATCAAAATCCTTAACATTTGTTTCTAAAACATCAATGTTCTCAATCAAATCCTTTAATTTCAAGAAGTTTCCCCCTTTCTATTCTGCATTTTCTTTATCAGCAATTTCAACCTCAACAATCGAACCTATTGGAACTTTTGTGCCTGGCTGTGGATTTTGCCTTATAATCTTTCCTTTTATTCCTTTCACTTTTATGTTGAGTAGACTATTTGCAAGTACCTTCTGGGCATCTTGGGAACTTAAGCCCACTACATTCGGAACATCTACAGTTGTTTGCGACATTGCATGTGTGAACAGGACTATAGTCGAACCTTCTTTTAACATAAATCCAGCCTTCGGTACCTGGTCAATTACTTTGTCGCCACTACCTATGACCTTAGCATTGAACTTGTTATTGTATATTTCCTTTTTTGCATCTTCAATGTTCATCCCTATTGTATTTGGCACTATATATTCTTTATAAAACTCTATCTGTTTTAGTTCTTCAGCTGTGTACTGTGGCTGGATATCTAAATATCTTAGTATATCATTTAATAAATCTCTTGCAACTGGTGCGGCTATAAGACCTCCATAATAAAGTGAAGGGTCAGGCTCATCTATAATAACAAGAACCGACACCTCGGGATTGTCGGCCGGTGCAAACCCTCCAAATGATGCTATATACTTTTTAGATGTTTTGTCGTACTTTTGCGAAGTTCCTGTTTTTCCTGCAACTTTATAGCCCAGAAGATAGGCATTGTGCCCTGTTCCGTTTGACACAACAGACTGAAGTATGGTCTTGAGCCTTCGCGCAACATCTTGGTCTAAAACTCTTCTTTTTCGTGGTGTGTCAAAAGATTTAATCAGCTTCTTATCCTTATCGTATATGGCCTTTACAACATGAGGCTGGACCCACACACCGTCGTTTGCAACTGCATTTATCATGCTGATAACCTGAATGGGAGTTGCTGAAATCCCCTGGCCAAAAGAAATTGTTGCAAGTTCAACAGGTCCAACTCTGTTTAACGGCTGAATAATCCCTTTTGCCTCACCGGGAAGGTCTATACCTGTTTTTTGCCCAAATCCAAAAAGATTTATATATTTATAGAGTTTCTCTTTTCCCAGCCTCTGTCCCACTTCTATGAACACAGGGTTACATGAATTTTGAACACCCTCAACAAAGTTTTCGCTACCATGCGGGTTGTAATACCTCCAGCACTTTAATATTGCATTTGCAACCTTAACATATCCCCTGCAATAAAACTGGGAATTCTCATTGACAACCCCTTCTTCAAGTCCTGCAGCTGCGGTGACTATCTTAAATGTTGACCCAGGCTCGTATGTGTCTGTCAGTGCTCTGTTTCTCCACATTGACTGGACTATCTTGTTTTTCTCTGCTTGAGAAAGCTTATCAAAATCAGGAAACTTATCTTTGTATATAAGCTCAAATGGTTTATTTGGATCAAAATCAGGTTTTGATGTCATGGCTAAAATCTCGCCTGTTTTGACCTTTTCAACAATTATGGTCACGCTTTTTGCTTTGTTATCGTAGAGCGCTTTTTGTGCATACTTTTCAGCAAAATGTTGAATTGTCTCGTCAATTGTAAGCATTAGGTCATATCCATCAATAGGCTTTTTAAAAAACTCTTCTGAAAATGGAGCAGCTCTGCCACTTGCATCAGTCTGGGCTGAAATGGCACCGGGCTTGCCGCGAAGATACTTGTCATAATAAAGTTCAAGCCCAGAAAGTCCCTGGTCATCAATTCCCGTAAAACCAAGAACCTGAGCCAGAAAATTGCCGTTTGGGTACACCCTTTTTGTCCCGCCTGTCAAGTAAATCCCTGGCAGAGCATATTTTCTTATCTTATCTGCCTTCTCTTTGTCAATATTGCGTGCTATGTAGATGTCTGAAACTCCTTTTGTATTGAGCTTATTCAAAATCTTTTGATAGTCCATCTGCAAAATACCAGACAGCACTTTAGCTGTCCATTCTTTGTCTTTAATCTGATTCAAAGATGCAACAACTGTCTCAGCGGTTATTGACATTGCCAAAATCTTGCCGTTTCTGTCTACAATGCTTCCTCTTTTAGGTGCAACAAGTCTCTCCCGCGTC
This window encodes:
- a CDS encoding stage V sporulation protein D, which translates into the protein MKEASIKIKKRILFVMAIFFLSFVLLVGRLFYLQLIKGEELKKRAFSQWTRERLVAPKRGSIVDRNGKILAMSITAETVVASLNQIKDKEWTAKVLSGILQMDYQKILNKLNTKGVSDIYIARNIDKEKADKIRKYALPGIYLTGGTKRVYPNGNFLAQVLGFTGIDDQGLSGLELYYDKYLRGKPGAISAQTDASGRAAPFSEEFFKKPIDGYDLMLTIDETIQHFAEKYAQKALYDNKAKSVTIIVEKVKTGEILAMTSKPDFDPNKPFELIYKDKFPDFDKLSQAEKNKIVQSMWRNRALTDTYEPGSTFKIVTAAAGLEEGVVNENSQFYCRGYVKVANAILKCWRYYNPHGSENFVEGVQNSCNPVFIEVGQRLGKEKLYKYINLFGFGQKTGIDLPGEAKGIIQPLNRVGPVELATISFGQGISATPIQVISMINAVANDGVWVQPHVVKAIYDKDKKLIKSFDTPRKRRVLDQDVARRLKTILQSVVSNGTGHNAYLLGYKVAGKTGTSQKYDKTSKKYIASFGGFAPADNPEVSVLVIIDEPDPSLYYGGLIAAPVARDLLNDILRYLDIQPQYTAEELKQIEFYKEYIVPNTIGMNIEDAKKEIYNNKFNAKVIGSGDKVIDQVPKAGFMLKEGSTIVLFTHAMSQTTVDVPNVVGLSSQDAQKVLANSLLNIKVKGIKGKIIRQNPQPGTKVPIGSIVEVEIADKENAE